GAATGAGAACTGGAGAAGAAAGTAAGGAAGGATAAAGATGACATTGCATCCAAACAATCAATACTTCAATTCAGTTCACATTCTTTCAGGAAACTCTTACTGACCTTGAGTGTCTCCTGTGGTGAAGACGGTAGTGAAGATCCGTGCTGACAAACAGAGCAAACACTCAATATCAGTATGACAGACTGGAGAAGTGCTTAGTTTTCCTTTTGTGTCACTTACCCAGGCACGTATACGTGGCCAGAGCCCAGGTGAGAGTGCTGACCTGCCCAGAGTCCTTTGAGCGCCACAGACACTGAAGCTGTGCCAGTTTACTGCCGGCACTAATGAAAGTGCACAAACTCTGAGAGACGATGGCataaaaaaagtaagatttttcaGTACGATTTTGATTCTGAAAATATTACATTCAATAtcatatgcaattatgcatatgGATCAGCATAGGCATGTTCTCACCATGGCCAGATCAATTACCCACTTCTGTACTGTAAGCAGCTGCCATCCACCCACAAACCTGATTGTTACAGTAAAggaaatttattttaaaactactttatatTGGGCAGGGCTTTGGGCTTTGATTGTTATTGAGATATTATTTCTGACTCTGTGCTCAGATGAATAGCATAATCTGACAACATGGGTCTGAAGGATACACTGCTGCGTATATGAGGCTGTGTTTCAGGTTCCTGTTGTAGTGCAGGATTAACAGGAGCACAATGACATCTGTAGACACACAAGAATAAAATATCACAATTACAAATGAGACTTTGTATTTGGAGTTTTTAAGCTTCAGAATCTGGTCTGTCAGTTGTGCTCACCTTGTGCAATAAGGATGGGATACTCTAGGTATGTGAGTGGTGGGTATTCATAATACATCTGATAGGACATGAACACTATAAacctacacacatacacacacgcaggAAGAAGAGGAAAAACTGAGTTGGACACTTTTTGGGAATCCATAAAACATATATTTGATTAATATCTGATCATGAAATATAAAGATTTGAAATGAATTAAGGTTATTGaaattgataaaataaaataagagttATGGGAATGTTAGacatacacttccagtcaaaagtttttgaacagtaagaagtctcttctgctcatcaagcctgcatttatttgatcccaataaaatatttttactatttaaataactgctgtctatttgaatatattttaaaatgtaatatattcatgtgatttaaaagctgaatttttagcatcgttgctccagtcacatgatccttcagaaagcattctaaaattctgatttgctgctcaaaaaacatgtagtagtattattgttgttgttgtgtatttaattgtcattattatgttgaaaacagctaattaggatttttttaggtttctttgatgaatagaacagcatttatctaaaatagaaatcttttataacattataaatgtctttatcatcacgtttgatcaatttaaaacatccttgctaaataaaacgattcatttctataatttctttctttatttcagataaatgctaatctttagatctttctattcatcaaataatcctgaaaaaaatgtactcaactgttttaaatattgataataataataataataatgatgtttcttgaacaacaaatcagcatattagaatgatttcagaaggatcatgtgacactgaagacggaattaatgatgttgaaaatttagctttgatcacaggaataaattctattttataatatatttaaatagaaagtagttatttttaatagtaaaaaaatatttacaatattactaCTTATATAACTAtttcatttatttgtaaataatttaattcacacgcagacaaaaaaaactattatagTGCAGTTGTCagcacatttacatttatcattataaaatattttagttaattaatgtatttatttaggagttttttgttttgtttttatggaGTGCAAATATATTTTACAACCCAGTGATTATGCAGCATGGTTTGTGAAACCCTGCTTTATGCAGTATGTGACAGTGGGTCCCTCTGTGCATCAGGGGGTCTCTGGAGGAGTTGAAAACCCCCTACTTCCTTAATACATCCATTGTTTACTCTAAAGacttatataaatgtatatatgatAAACTTTGGTTTCATTTAATTAAACATATACAGTCACAATTATTCTAAAATATACTTAAAGAACCATGAGAACATACAGTACATGCACATACACTTGTCATGTGTCACTAGAACATTcatattagggctgggcaatttggcttagaatcaaaatctcgattaattgaacattttaacccgattacgattaatgaacgattattttatttattaataaaattatatttaattatatttatataatatttatttttttgccttcatagttcactgacaagttttgtacagtaaatatgttcacatattacaagcgagagatttttggatgaagggtgcattacttgattttaaaataattgaaggaaacacactatctacgatctatgatt
Above is a genomic segment from Garra rufa chromosome 2, GarRuf1.0, whole genome shotgun sequence containing:
- the LOC141325262 gene encoding solute carrier family 66 member 3-like gives rise to the protein MDGNLTLHLANFSTLFVCMVLKFPQIFVLMRARATAGVSLNSLLLELLGFIVFMSYQMYYEYPPLTYLEYPILIAQDVIVLLLILHYNRNLKHSLIYAAVFVGGWQLLTVQKWVIDLAMSLCTFISAGSKLAQLQCLWRSKDSGQVSTLTWALATYTCLARIFTTVFTTGDTQVLIRFIVMSILNMWVTATVIYYKPRAVKQD